TTGTGCCGGGGCGGGTCGCTGTGCCGGCGTCGGCCCCGACGGGGGGCGCGACGGTGCTTGCGGCCGTTGCTGCGTCGGCTGAACGGGCTGCTGGGGCTGGACGGTCTGCGGGGGCGGCGGACCGGCAGGACGACGGACCTGCGTCTGCGCCTGCGGCTGCGGGCGGGGCGCTTGGGTCTTGGTCACGGTCACACGTGGCTGAGGGGCCGACTCGGGTCCGTTCGCGGGACGCGGAGCCGGAGGCTTGGGTCGCAGGTCACGGGACGCCTGTCGGACGCCTCCCGCACCCAGACGCCACGAACCGGTGTCCGGCCCGCTGCTCTTGCGTGCGGGTTCGACAGGGGCCTTCGGGGCGTCGTCGATCAGCTCGTCGAGCGTGCTCTCGACGCCCGCCGGTTCCTCCGCCGTCCGGCGCCGCGGACCGCTCGCCTCGCTCGTGTCGTCCGCCGCGGCGCGGTCGACGCTGATGCTCTTCATCGTTGTGGTCGGAGCCTCCGCCGCGGCCACAACGCCGCCCGAGCTGACAGCCGCCACGGCGTATCGCGTGTGCTCCTTCTCGTCGGGCTCGTCGGTCAGAATCGTCTCGCCCAGACCGATCTTCTGCTGCAGGCGCTGCATCCAGCGCGGCGACCACCAGCAGTCGTCGCCGAGCAACTTCATGACTGACGGGACCAGGAGCATGCGGATGACGGTCGCATCGAGGACCAGCGCCGCGATCATGCCGTACGCGATGTACTTCATCATCACGATGTCCGACAGGCCGAACGCGCCGGTCACCACCACGAGGATCGCAGCGGCGGCGGTGATGATGCCGCCCGTGTGGGCCGTACCGGTACGGATCGCTTCGGTGGTGGATGCGCCGTTGTGTCTGGCCTCCACCATTCGAGACAACAGGAATATCTCGTAGTCGGTCGAGAGGCCGTAAATGATCGCGATGATCAGCACCAGGATCGCCGCGAACAGCGGTCCCGGAGTGAAGTTCGCGATCGACGAACCGTTGCCGTCGATGAAGATCCAGGTCAGGATGCCGAGTGTCGATCCGAGGCCGAGGGCGGTCATCAGCGCAGCCTTGATCGGCAGGATGATCGAACCGAACGCCAGGAACATCAACAGACCGGTCACCGACACCAGCAGGATCGCCATGTACGGCAGCAACGCCATCAGCGAGTCGATCGAGTCCTGGGTAAGTGCAGGTGTGCCCGCGACGTAGACGGTGAGGCCCTCATGGTTGATGGCCCGCAGTTCCTTGATCGCCTCCGCTGCGGTTTCACGATTGATCAGACCAGCCGACATCTGGGTTACGCCCAGACCGGTCTCCTCGTCGCCGTAGACGCCGTCCTGGGCGCCGAGCGCAGCATCTGGGGAGAACTTCTTGGTGAAGCCAGGGATCTTGTTGGCCTCGTCGGCGATCGTCTGCAGCTTGCCTGCGACATCGTCGCCGTTCTGGTCGTACATCACGATGAGCTTGAGCTCTTCGGTGCGCTCCGTTGGGAACAACTTGTCGAAGTGCTCCTGCGCCACGCGGTTCGAGTTGTCCGGGGGCAGCAGTTTCTCGCTGAGGCCGCCGAACGCGATGTTGCCGAACGGGATGATCAGGGCGAGCAGCAGCAGGACGGTCGGGATCGCCGTCTTCAGCGGGTGCTTCATCACCCAGGTCGCGAGCTTGCCCCAGAATCCCGCTTCGACTTCTTCACGAGTCTTGGTTCGCTTGAGGAACGGGACGCTCAACGCGTCGACACGGCGCCCGAGGATCGCCAAGATCGCAGGTAGAACAGTCACAGACAGGATGGCCGCCAACCCGACCGACGCGATCGCGCCGTACGCGACCGACTTCAGGAAGGCCTGCGGGAACATCAGCAGACAGGCGAGCGCCGCGACGATGATCGTCGCCGAGAACACGATCGTCTGACCTGCGGTCATCACCGACCGTCTGACCGCAGCCTTGA
This genomic window from Gordonia sp. PDNC005 contains:
- a CDS encoding MMPL family transporter, whose protein sequence is MFGSIGSFVYRMRYTVIAVLIALMGGLGLYGMDLPKHLSQSGWFDPNSESVRGSVVADTALGRDHKSDVILLVSPPDGTLVDDESFNTSMQKIVDDLLAEHPNVVSREVDEAHAGLISPFDKINNSADQAAADIKRERMWTADRKHGFVSIGVAGSDDTTILRNYKEIEPFFDGLAERYDLPGTQFELAGLQPIAGAMSEGMDADIARAEIIALPVVAIMLLFVFGGVVAAILPVFIGGLTIAGSLGITKLIAQATELNIFAQSVITLIGLGIAIDYGLFMVSRFREEIAEGYTVKAAVRRSVMTAGQTIVFSATIIVAALACLLMFPQAFLKSVAYGAIASVGLAAILSVTVLPAILAILGRRVDALSVPFLKRTKTREEVEAGFWGKLATWVMKHPLKTAIPTVLLLLALIIPFGNIAFGGLSEKLLPPDNSNRVAQEHFDKLFPTERTEELKLIVMYDQNGDDVAGKLQTIADEANKIPGFTKKFSPDAALGAQDGVYGDEETGLGVTQMSAGLINRETAAEAIKELRAINHEGLTVYVAGTPALTQDSIDSLMALLPYMAILLVSVTGLLMFLAFGSIILPIKAALMTALGLGSTLGILTWIFIDGNGSSIANFTPGPLFAAILVLIIAIIYGLSTDYEIFLLSRMVEARHNGASTTEAIRTGTAHTGGIITAAAAILVVVTGAFGLSDIVMMKYIAYGMIAALVLDATVIRMLLVPSVMKLLGDDCWWSPRWMQRLQQKIGLGETILTDEPDEKEHTRYAVAAVSSGGVVAAAEAPTTTMKSISVDRAAADDTSEASGPRRRTAEEPAGVESTLDELIDDAPKAPVEPARKSSGPDTGSWRLGAGGVRQASRDLRPKPPAPRPANGPESAPQPRVTVTKTQAPRPQPQAQTQVRRPAGPPPPQTVQPQQPVQPTQQRPQAPSRPPSGPTPAQRPAPAQRPLSQQVPPAPRPAPAPTPIPPAEDQTTTRSARELRPDRGDEGNQISVQELLRRSRARQSDQD